The segment TATGGCTATTGCTAATAGTACACTTTTAAAATCCCTGTCTTGCTTCTTTTTTGCCATGAAATTACTTTGGTATATTTTTTTGATTCAAGGTAATGAGAGAAACTAAAAAGACCAGTCGTCTGACTGGTCTTTTTAGTTTCTTATATATTTTCTATTGATTATGGCTTAGCCACGATATTCAATTTGATCTTGATGTCATCAGATAGAATCATATCTTGCATGTAGTGTACCCAACTCACTTCATAGTCCTGACGGTTGAATACCAAATCAGCTGTTGCGGTCAAGCCTTCTGGAGTCACTACGAGGGAAGTAATGGTAGCTTTCTCTTCTTTGGTGATTCCTCTGACAGTCAAATCTCCAGTCAATTCACTACCCAATTGTGATTTGATAACGAAAGATGAAGTTGGATAAGTTTCTACTAGGAAGAAATCTCCTGTAGACAAGTGATTTACTAGATCAGATGCAGGATGCTCTTCTGAGTATGAAGCAGAATCCAACGGTTGGATAGTGGTCATGTCGATGACTACTTTACCACCTGTGATGGTATCTCCTTTGGTACTAATCATGCCTTCGGTAATCTCGATGACACCATTGTGTCCATACACGCCTGCTACTTCGCCCGACCAAGCTACTGTAGAGCTGGCAGTATCGACTTTGTAAGTTGCCTCCGTCGCTACGGTTTCAGTTTCAGTTTCAGTTGTTTCTTCTGTTGTCTTTTTTCCGCCACATGCAGCTACTAACAATGCAAGAATGATGGCTAATGATAAATTTGTTCTAATGTTCATGGTAATAGTTTTGAAGTTTTTGCAAAGCTAGTGAATATCTGATCAAAGTATTCATGTGTAGCAACATGTATTTGTTAAGAGGCTAAAGTGTAGATACTTGATCTATGGGTTGTCGATCATGGACTATTCTTGGATCTAGAGCTTAGCATCTATAATCCCATTTCCAATTTAATTCTGGTTTGATTCTCATCATCATAAAACAGCACAGGAGCCATCAGCTTTTTGATGGTGGCATGGAGATGGGTATAGTTAGATTGTGGGATGTGCAGTGGAATTTTATAGAGTCGCTGATCCTTCTTCTCAAAGGGACAAGCAACCTTAGATTGATGAAGAAAAGGGACAAGGGTAGCGTTGCAATTGATGCCAATCCTATCGACTCGGTATGTCTCCAATAGCTCTGTCAGGGTTGTATTGATGTTTTCAAAAAACTCCATCGTAGAGGCCAGTCTCACCCGCGAACCTGCTCTTGACTTACCTTTCTTCTTCAAGTATTTGATCTGACTAAAGCCTTGCTTTTTGCGAGTCATGTAGGCGGAGAATGTTGTATGATAGACATTGTGAGTACCCTCCATGACACAAATAGCAGCGTGACCTGATTCGATGCTCACATAGAGTACCTTGGCCTCAGCAGTCTTTACAGTCAAATCATCTTCTAGGGACATATGCAAAGGTAGACGAATGAAAGCCTCTGTCTCGTGAAGATCATTGTTCAACAACACAACATGCTTTTTGAAATCATATACATATTGAGGGAATTTGCTCTTTACTGTATCAAAAAGCTCTTCCAACGGGACATGGAATAAATTGAGGTTGTTTTGTGGCATCTATCTATGGGGTACTGATCTTCTATGAACTACAAGACAACATGGAGCAACCCACCTTCGTACGTGCCCATTCAGGACGTTTGGCGTACCATTTTTCGTATGATGGCTGCTCGTCGTAGGGTTTGAGGAGCAACTGATACAATTCGTCCACCACTGTATAATCCCCCTTGTTTGCAGCATCAATCGCCAACTGCGCCATATAATTACGCAAGACATACTTAGGGTTGATTGTCTGCATCTTCTGTTGGCGGGCAATACTATCAAAATCTTCCTTTGTGATCCGAGCAACATAGTCCAAATACCAAGTTTGCCATTTCACTTTGTTTTGATTCATGGCTGCCCCATCCATATAACTCGTCTTCTCTACGATCTTCCAAAATGCATCAAAACCCAGATCAATCTGAGTGGATAACTCTCGAAAGAAAATCGTCATATCCAACTCCGTATCAGTCATCAGCTCCGTCAATTGATTGATGAAGTTCTCTTCTACTTGATCTGCATGATACAAGCCCAGTTTGGCAGTCATCATCGCGTGATAGTCACGCATGTAGGCATCCTTGTATCCATCCAATATGGCTTGCAAGGGTTCAACCTCTTCGATGAGTGGATACAATGCATTGGCAAGCTGTACCAAATTCCAGACAGCTATATTAGGCTGATTGCCAAAACGATACCTGCTGTGCTGCGCATCTGTGGTATTGGGTGTCCATCCAGGGTTGTAATCCTCCAACCAACCATAGGGTCCATAATCTATCGTCAGTCCTAAGATAGAAAGGTTGTCAGTGTTCATGACACCATGCACGAACCCTACCCTTTGCCAATGGACAATCATGTTTTTGGTTTTGTCGAGTACTTCCTGAAAAAAAGCAAGATATGTCTCTTTGGAGGGTGATCCCAAATGAGCATAATGATGTGCTATCGTATGATCTACTAATTGCTTGAGTATTTCCTTTTCACCTCTCGCTGCGAAGATTTGAAAATTCCCAAATCGAATAAAAGAAGGTGCAACACGGCAAACAATCGCCCCTTGTTCTTCTGCTGGGTTACCATTGTAGAGCATATCTCTCATCACGAGATCTCCTGTCTTGACTAGTGACAATGCTCGTGTCGTAGGCACTCCTAGATGATGCATAGCTTCACTACACAAATACTCTCTGATCGAAGAGCGTAAGACTGCAAATCCATCTGCCGTCCTAGAATATGGTGTGGGTCCTGCTCCCTTCAACTGTAACTGCATCGGCTGACCCTGGACCAATACATCAGCAATATTGATCGCTCTACCATCTCCCAACTGTCCAGCCCAATGACCAAACTGATGTCCACCGTAGCACATGGCATATGGTTGAAAACCTTGGTATCTCTTGGTGCCGCTCATCACTTTCAGGAGTTCCTCAGAATCGCTGATCCCTGCCTTCCACTCATCCACCAAGGTCTGTGACAAATGCAACATTTGTGGCTGGGAAGGAGTCTTGGGATCTACCCACGAATAACACACCCCTTCAACCTGTCTAGGATAATTGACCAGATTGGAATCTGCAGGCAGTTCTTCAGTGAAGATAGCATGTATGTCTAATTTTAGTAAATCTTGCATGATTCTGTGCTTTGCTTTTTTACTCATAACACCTTATAAAATAGTAAGTTATGAGTATTTATATATCTATAAACTTGACAACACATTGTTGTGAGTACAGTAGTGCGAAGTTAGGCGGATTTAATACTCTATGGAATGATACTTAGGTCTTTTCTTAGACATACATGTACAGGTACAACTCTCCAACGATGCTCAAATGAGTTATTTGCAGTGTTCGAAACTCTATATTTATTATCCAGAATAATTCTTGGGGAGTTGCTATAGCTAATTATGCATGTCCAATGGTTTGTTCTATCGCTACTACTTCTTGTCAGTAATGAATATTTTCGACTAGATTCGCCAAATTTTGTTCATTGAATTCATTTTTTAGCGAGGATAATTGGATCAACTGGGTTGATGCCATATCAGACAATCACTATGTCGTCATCGACAACATATTACCTCATGCAGTCTTAAATGATCTGAAGGATTGTTTTGACAAACAGAGGGAAGAAGAGCAGCTGCGCAAGGCAGCTATTGGGACTTTAAATCAAAAACACATCGATCCCAGCATCAGAGGAGACAAGATCCTATGGCTGGACAGAGAGGGTGCGCCTGCTCCTATCTTAACCTTTTTTGATCTTGCAGAAGACATTCGTCAAAATCTCAACCGATATTGTTACCTCAGTTTGTCAGGTTACGAATTTCACTTTGCTCACTATCCCGTTGGTACATTTTACAAAAGACATCTGGATCAATTCCAAGGACGCAACAACCGGATGATTTCCATCATTCTCTACCTCAATGAAGAATGGAAACCAGAGTATGGTGGAGAGCTAAAAATATATCTTGAAAAGGAAGATGTGACGATCATGCCCACTTTTGGCAGGATGGTTCTTTTCAAAAGTGATGTATTGGAGCATGAGGTACTAGAAACCAAGCATGACAGATACAGTCTTACGGGTTGGATGCTCTACAAGCCTGTAGGATTAGGCTATCTACCGTAAATCAGATCAATCCTAGCCCATTGTCTGTCATATCACGATTAACAGCTGATTGTGCAATTAGTACTAAGTGAGAAGTAAGGTTTAGGTTCTATTCCCTATCATTGTGTATATGACTAGGTTTGCTCCTATATTCATGCTCTTATACTTGTTTTGTTTTGCTCTCCTTGGCAGAGAGCAGCAAGAGTCTGTGATATTCAAAACTTCCATATTTGAGGACTCACTAGGAAAAGAAACACTCGCAAGCGTACAATCACAACCATTCATACCTAGGCAAAATTCAGATCTCATATTTGGGGTGACACGGAGCTGCTATTGGGTCAAATTGGACTTGATACAATTCCCAAAACAATTTGTAGTGGAAATTGACAGGGCACTACTTGATTCGCTCAGTGTGTATTATTTCAACACAGATCAGCAGCTGGTTTCTCATCATTTTGGATTCGAAGTAAATGCTCATGGACAACCTAATGCATTTACTATACCCTATGCACTCATAGACGCTGACGAAATAAAAGACTCAGTGATCTACATCAGAGCCAAAAGTACCTATGCAATGATGTTACCGATGAATATTCAATCTATCCCTTCCTTTTATGCTAGTAGACAACTCAATGACATTTTTGCGATTCTACTAGTTGGCGGTCTATTCGTGATGATGTTGTACAACTTTATTCTTTGGACATCTGTCAAGGATTTTACCTATTTGGTTTATAGCATGGGTATTTTGATCACAGTGATTGTTCAAATCGGCATTCAAGGATATGCGTATCAATTCATACCACAGAGCACAGTGGTGTCTTATTACATCGTGAGTGTGTCTATTGCAATCAATATCATCATCGCTGCCTATTTCTGTTTGGAATTTTTGGGTCGGCAAAACCTAAGTAAATGGATGAAATATGGTCTCTATGCACTAGTTGGTTTGGGACTGACGATATTGTTTTGCGAAAGCATCGGACTAAAATACCTTGCCAAAGACATCATCGTACTGACTACCAGCCTTGGCTCGGTTCTAGTTCTTTGTATCAGCACTGTACTCATGATCAAAAGGGTACCTCTAGCCAAGTACTTTCAGATTGCTTGGACAATATATTTAATGGGTATCATCATCTACAGTCTAAGATCTGAAGGATACATAGAAAACAACTTCTTTACTGCCAATTTTGCTTTTATCGGAAAATTTATTGACGTCTGCTTGATGTCTTTTGCGCTAGGATACAAATACAATACGGTCAAGAGAGAAAATGACGAACTGCAAAATCAACTCACGAAAGAGCTCGAAATGCTGGTAGAACGAAGGACACTTGCACTCAATCAAACACTTCAAGAAAAAGAAATATTACTCAAAGAGATTCACCATCGAGTAAAAAACAACCTGCAAGTGATCTCCAGTTTACTTAATATACAATCTCGAAACACACAAAATCAAGAAGCCAAAGATGCCATGCGAGGTGGACAGAGTCGCATCAAGTCCATGGCACTGATCCATCAGAAACTATACACCAG is part of the Reichenbachiella agarivorans genome and harbors:
- a CDS encoding YceI family protein; the encoded protein is MNIRTNLSLAIILALLVAACGGKKTTEETTETETETVATEATYKVDTASSTVAWSGEVAGVYGHNGVIEITEGMISTKGDTITGGKVVIDMTTIQPLDSASYSEEHPASDLVNHLSTGDFFLVETYPTSSFVIKSQLGSELTGDLTVRGITKEEKATITSLVVTPEGLTATADLVFNRQDYEVSWVHYMQDMILSDDIKIKLNIVAKP
- a CDS encoding protein adenylyltransferase SelO; protein product: MQDLLKLDIHAIFTEELPADSNLVNYPRQVEGVCYSWVDPKTPSQPQMLHLSQTLVDEWKAGISDSEELLKVMSGTKRYQGFQPYAMCYGGHQFGHWAGQLGDGRAINIADVLVQGQPMQLQLKGAGPTPYSRTADGFAVLRSSIREYLCSEAMHHLGVPTTRALSLVKTGDLVMRDMLYNGNPAEEQGAIVCRVAPSFIRFGNFQIFAARGEKEILKQLVDHTIAHHYAHLGSPSKETYLAFFQEVLDKTKNMIVHWQRVGFVHGVMNTDNLSILGLTIDYGPYGWLEDYNPGWTPNTTDAQHSRYRFGNQPNIAVWNLVQLANALYPLIEEVEPLQAILDGYKDAYMRDYHAMMTAKLGLYHADQVEENFINQLTELMTDTELDMTIFFRELSTQIDLGFDAFWKIVEKTSYMDGAAMNQNKVKWQTWYLDYVARITKEDFDSIARQQKMQTINPKYVLRNYMAQLAIDAANKGDYTVVDELYQLLLKPYDEQPSYEKWYAKRPEWARTKVGCSMLSCSS
- a CDS encoding 2OG-Fe(II) oxygenase, whose protein sequence is MNSFFSEDNWINWVDAISDNHYVVIDNILPHAVLNDLKDCFDKQREEEQLRKAAIGTLNQKHIDPSIRGDKILWLDREGAPAPILTFFDLAEDIRQNLNRYCYLSLSGYEFHFAHYPVGTFYKRHLDQFQGRNNRMISIILYLNEEWKPEYGGELKIYLEKEDVTIMPTFGRMVLFKSDVLEHEVLETKHDRYSLTGWMLYKPVGLGYLP
- a CDS encoding 7TM diverse intracellular signaling domain-containing protein, whose protein sequence is MLLYLFCFALLGREQQESVIFKTSIFEDSLGKETLASVQSQPFIPRQNSDLIFGVTRSCYWVKLDLIQFPKQFVVEIDRALLDSLSVYYFNTDQQLVSHHFGFEVNAHGQPNAFTIPYALIDADEIKDSVIYIRAKSTYAMMLPMNIQSIPSFYASRQLNDIFAILLVGGLFVMMLYNFILWTSVKDFTYLVYSMGILITVIVQIGIQGYAYQFIPQSTVVSYYIVSVSIAINIIIAAYFCLEFLGRQNLSKWMKYGLYALVGLGLTILFCESIGLKYLAKDIIVLTTSLGSVLVLCISTVLMIKRVPLAKYFQIAWTIYLMGIIIYSLRSEGYIENNFFTANFAFIGKFIDVCLMSFALGYKYNTVKRENDELQNQLTKELEMLVERRTLALNQTLQEKEILLKEIHHRVKNNLQVISSLLNIQSRNTQNQEAKDAMRGGQSRIKSMALIHQKLYTSDNLSEIKMDEYTIQLCNHLFRTYEPGDHIHNRIEMNQICLDLESTIPIGLIITELVMNSYKYAFKGKSSGEVLIQLNRINDKILELVIADDGIGMPSFDIQQIESLGLSLVHTLVEQMDGELDIRHDHGTHFRIIFDPKIVQA